The Candidatus Deferrimicrobiaceae bacterium genome includes a region encoding these proteins:
- a CDS encoding site-2 protease family protein has protein sequence MVLNILLFAATFITTLLSGALMSNVDILRHPEQIALGLQFSLPLLAILGVHEMGHYVAGRLHRVDVTLPYFIPFLPIPPNPGTMGAVIKIRSPFPTRNALMDIGAAGPLAGAAVAIPVLLFGLTLSHVRQLSGLGGEHFQLGEPLILKAAIRAVFGVLPVGQDVVLHPVAYAGWIGLLVTMLNLIPSGQLDGGHIAYAMFGGRYSETARLIPYALLLMGLVNPSWFVWAMILFIIGTRHPAPMFDDVPLSRGRKAIGALSLLLFILTFSPNPIS, from the coding sequence ATGGTGCTCAATATCCTTCTGTTCGCTGCGACCTTCATCACGACGCTCCTTTCCGGGGCGTTGATGTCGAACGTCGACATCCTGCGTCATCCCGAGCAGATCGCGCTCGGACTCCAGTTCTCCCTGCCGTTGCTCGCCATCCTCGGCGTCCACGAGATGGGCCATTATGTCGCGGGGAGGCTGCACCGCGTCGACGTGACGCTGCCCTATTTCATCCCGTTCCTCCCGATCCCGCCCAATCCCGGAACGATGGGGGCGGTCATCAAGATCCGCTCGCCGTTCCCGACGCGCAACGCCCTGATGGACATCGGGGCGGCCGGTCCGCTCGCGGGCGCGGCGGTCGCCATTCCCGTGCTCCTGTTCGGCCTGACGCTGTCGCACGTCCGGCAACTGTCCGGGCTGGGAGGCGAGCATTTCCAGCTGGGGGAGCCGCTGATCCTGAAGGCGGCGATCCGCGCCGTGTTCGGGGTGCTGCCGGTGGGCCAGGACGTCGTGCTTCACCCGGTGGCGTACGCCGGATGGATCGGTCTGCTCGTCACCATGCTCAACCTGATCCCGTCGGGGCAGCTTGACGGCGGCCACATCGCCTACGCGATGTTCGGCGGCCGATACTCGGAGACGGCCCGCCTGATCCCCTACGCCCTGCTGCTCATGGGGCTCGTCAACCCGTCCTGGTTCGTCTGGGCGATGATCCTCTTCATCATCGGCACACGGCACCCCGCGCCGATGTTCGACGACGTGCCGTTGTCGCGGGGGCGCAAGGCGATCGGGGCGCTCTCGCTCCTCCTCTTCATCCTTACCTTCTCGCCCAACCCGATCTCTTGA
- the mcrC gene encoding 5-methylcytosine-specific restriction endonuclease system specificity protein McrC encodes MNLLVSDRVMPADGNATGFVGRIPVRNLWLLMFYASDLFKTCGFGKGGVEDVPDDLPDLVAEILAHLVENRLRRHLGLGYRSRQATLSRVRGRIDVLDTERRQLLSRGLIACRFDELTNDTPRNRFVRLALERISRIVKASTIRHRCRSLAGTMKAMGVSGNPPTRAEISRDRIGRNDADDRFIVAAARLAYDLLLPVEDGDTNSLSLPNRDEAWVRLLFEKAVGGLYAAALGAEGWNVRCGKTLDWDVEKKTPGIDRILPSMRTDIILDHVESGRRIVIDTKFTSIVTKGWYREESLRSGYLYQIYAYLRSQVGRGDSMADHAGGLLLHPSVGEMVDETAVIQGHDIRFATVDLTASAADIRSRLLVYAV; translated from the coding sequence ATGAATTTGTTGGTCTCAGATCGAGTGATGCCTGCGGACGGGAACGCGACGGGATTTGTCGGCCGTATCCCGGTTCGCAATCTGTGGCTCCTCATGTTTTACGCTTCCGACCTGTTCAAAACCTGCGGGTTTGGAAAGGGCGGGGTGGAAGATGTACCGGACGATCTGCCCGATCTCGTCGCCGAGATCCTTGCTCACCTGGTCGAGAATCGCCTGCGTCGACATCTTGGTTTGGGATACCGTTCCCGCCAAGCGACGCTGAGTCGGGTTCGGGGGCGGATCGACGTGTTGGATACCGAACGCCGCCAGTTGCTCTCCCGGGGACTGATCGCATGCCGGTTCGATGAACTGACGAACGATACTCCCCGCAACCGGTTCGTCCGCCTGGCACTGGAGCGGATATCAAGGATTGTGAAGGCTTCAACGATTCGCCACCGGTGCCGATCCCTTGCGGGAACCATGAAGGCAATGGGGGTATCCGGCAATCCGCCCACTCGTGCCGAGATCAGCCGGGACCGCATTGGACGAAACGATGCGGACGACCGGTTCATCGTTGCCGCCGCGAGACTCGCCTACGATCTCCTGCTGCCTGTCGAGGATGGGGATACGAACAGTCTATCCCTCCCGAACCGGGATGAAGCGTGGGTCCGGCTTCTCTTCGAAAAGGCGGTTGGGGGACTTTATGCGGCCGCCCTGGGGGCTGAGGGTTGGAATGTCCGTTGTGGGAAGACGCTAGACTGGGACGTCGAGAAGAAGACCCCCGGGATCGATCGAATCCTTCCATCGATGCGGACCGATATCATCCTGGATCACGTCGAGTCCGGACGCAGGATCGTAATCGATACCAAATTCACTTCGATCGTGACCAAGGGCTGGTATCGGGAGGAATCGCTGCGAAGCGGTTACTTGTATCAAATATACGCATATCTGCGATCCCAGGTCGGACGTGGAGATTCCATGGCCGATCACGCCGGCGGATTGCTGCTCCATCCCTCGGTAGGGGAAATGGTCGATGAAACCGCGGTCATTCAGGGGCACGACATCCGGTTCGCGACGGTGGATCTTACAGCCTCGGCTGCAGATATTCGTTCCCGGCTGCTCGTGTATGCGGTATGA
- a CDS encoding AAA family ATPase, whose translation MSESGNPIGTRPCWLVGAAYGGNDDQMSRFLSEGIWETGYENKYADAVRSMQPGDRIAIKATYTRKQGLPFDNKGQSVSVMAIKAVGTVTGNLDDGKRVKVDWKKLDPVREWYFFTYQKTLWRVLPDTWMREALIAFAFDGKPQDIQRFCNSPGWVARFGTVTTDRKPFAWTRFYEAVADKLLAFREDRGRLVEGIREISSRIDVLGYLKEDHFADSTSGFVRDICPFTAMGLFNRGITVANRKAVAAELARFLGVEEPVPESFDGVPLLNNLKSWYFPFEADRTSDHIDSLWNVFATAIRFAESDDDAIQQEFLDAFDDANGRPGVGWNLTFGLFWTRPWYFPSLDANSRNYLSNSLRVPIDLSGAKGRCGAKDYLALKEAMEAHFQEPSYPVHSFPELSRESWLYKSPAGKEDEIEVDDPDDVIGDASREKPPIVPYAVDDILKEGCFLGREEIEGLLGRLRSRKNLILQGPPGTGKSWLAKRLAYALMGEKDDSKVRAVQFHPNLSYEDFVRGWRPTGDGRLALADGVFMEAINAALRSPTSIFVVVIEEFNRGNPAQIFGELLTVLEAGKRTPNEALELCYPDADGKRRPIHVPENLYLIGTMNIADRSLALVDLALRRRFAFVGLEPKLGETWREWVVKERNVDQELAKGIEGRIKTLNDQIGGDPRLGKQFRIGHSYVTPAYRLEEGDTLEWFRQVVRTEIGPLLEEYWFDSPEDAAKASEKLLHEW comes from the coding sequence ATGAGCGAATCAGGCAATCCGATCGGGACACGACCTTGCTGGCTTGTCGGTGCCGCTTATGGCGGCAATGATGACCAAATGTCCCGTTTCCTGTCGGAGGGGATATGGGAAACCGGGTACGAGAATAAATATGCCGATGCGGTTCGGTCGATGCAGCCCGGGGATCGAATCGCCATCAAGGCGACCTATACGCGCAAGCAGGGCCTCCCATTCGACAACAAGGGCCAGAGCGTATCGGTCATGGCGATCAAGGCCGTCGGCACCGTAACCGGAAACCTTGATGACGGGAAACGGGTCAAGGTGGACTGGAAGAAACTGGATCCGGTCCGTGAATGGTATTTTTTCACTTATCAGAAAACCTTGTGGCGGGTCCTGCCTGACACCTGGATGCGCGAAGCATTGATCGCATTCGCATTTGACGGGAAACCGCAGGATATCCAGCGGTTCTGCAATTCGCCCGGATGGGTGGCGAGGTTCGGTACGGTCACAACCGACCGAAAGCCGTTCGCGTGGACCCGATTCTATGAGGCCGTCGCCGACAAACTTCTCGCTTTCCGTGAAGACAGGGGTCGCTTGGTAGAAGGAATCCGCGAGATATCATCCCGAATCGACGTCCTTGGTTACCTGAAGGAAGACCATTTCGCGGACAGCACCTCCGGATTTGTCAGGGACATCTGTCCGTTCACGGCCATGGGGCTTTTCAACCGGGGAATTACGGTTGCCAACCGAAAGGCGGTTGCAGCGGAACTCGCCAGGTTTCTTGGGGTGGAAGAGCCGGTACCAGAATCGTTCGACGGGGTGCCCCTCCTCAACAATCTGAAATCCTGGTATTTTCCGTTTGAAGCGGACCGCACATCGGACCACATCGATTCCTTGTGGAACGTATTTGCGACGGCGATTCGGTTTGCCGAGTCCGACGACGACGCGATCCAGCAGGAATTTCTCGATGCATTCGACGATGCCAACGGCCGTCCGGGCGTGGGGTGGAACCTGACATTCGGTCTGTTCTGGACCAGGCCATGGTATTTCCCGAGTCTCGACGCCAATTCGAGAAATTATCTGTCGAATTCTCTCCGTGTTCCGATCGACCTGAGCGGTGCCAAGGGGCGTTGTGGCGCAAAGGATTACCTTGCATTGAAAGAGGCGATGGAAGCGCACTTCCAGGAGCCTTCTTACCCCGTTCATTCGTTTCCCGAATTGTCCCGGGAGTCATGGCTTTACAAGTCCCCGGCAGGAAAGGAAGACGAAATCGAAGTCGATGATCCTGATGATGTGATCGGCGACGCGTCCCGGGAAAAACCGCCTATTGTTCCGTACGCAGTCGATGACATTCTGAAAGAAGGCTGCTTTCTTGGTAGAGAGGAAATCGAGGGGCTTCTGGGGCGGTTGCGGTCCAGAAAAAACCTGATTCTCCAAGGGCCGCCCGGCACCGGGAAGAGCTGGCTTGCCAAGCGTCTCGCCTATGCGTTGATGGGGGAAAAGGACGACAGCAAGGTGCGTGCGGTCCAGTTTCATCCCAACCTGTCCTACGAGGACTTCGTGCGAGGGTGGCGGCCGACAGGGGACGGCAGACTGGCGCTGGCGGATGGCGTTTTCATGGAAGCCATCAATGCGGCGTTAAGATCTCCGACATCGATCTTTGTTGTTGTGATCGAGGAGTTCAACCGGGGGAATCCCGCGCAGATATTCGGTGAGTTGTTGACGGTCCTGGAGGCCGGCAAACGGACGCCGAACGAGGCATTGGAGCTGTGTTATCCGGATGCGGACGGGAAGCGCCGCCCGATTCACGTGCCGGAAAACCTCTACCTGATCGGCACGATGAACATTGCCGACCGTTCGCTTGCGCTGGTCGATCTGGCGTTGCGGCGGCGGTTTGCCTTCGTCGGACTTGAGCCGAAACTCGGCGAGACCTGGCGAGAATGGGTCGTGAAGGAGCGCAACGTCGATCAGGAACTTGCGAAAGGAATAGAAGGTCGCATCAAGACCCTCAATGACCAGATCGGGGGCGATCCCCGCCTTGGGAAACAGTTCCGGATCGGCCACAGCTATGTGACTCCGGCCTATCGTCTGGAGGAAGGGGATACGCTGGAATGGTTCCGGCAGGTCGTCCGGACCGAAATCGGTCCCTTGCTCGAAGAATACTGGTTTGACTCACCCGAAGATGCGGCGAAGGCATCAGAGAAACTGCTCCACGAGTGGTGA
- a CDS encoding epoxyqueuosine reductase QueH, whose protein sequence is MKLLRPYPAGMSVLLHICCAPDAAHGVPALQAERFDVTGYFFNPNIHPDAEYAKRLEATRKLQEGIPFPLRVEGGREADWEAAVRGMEHEKERGKRCEACVRLRLRRTAEVALEGGFDAFASVLTVSRLKSARMVNPIGREEGERAGVAFIDADMGKNDGYNDSVRTTTRLGIYRQDYCGCRFSIRGVKSAGENAEE, encoded by the coding sequence ATGAAGCTGCTCCGCCCCTATCCCGCCGGGATGTCCGTCCTGCTCCACATCTGCTGCGCGCCCGACGCCGCCCACGGGGTCCCTGCGCTTCAGGCCGAGCGGTTCGATGTCACCGGCTACTTCTTCAATCCGAACATCCATCCCGACGCGGAATATGCGAAGCGTCTGGAGGCCACGCGGAAGCTGCAGGAGGGCATCCCCTTTCCCCTGCGCGTCGAGGGAGGTCGAGAGGCCGACTGGGAGGCCGCGGTGCGCGGCATGGAGCACGAGAAGGAGCGCGGGAAGCGGTGCGAGGCGTGCGTGCGGCTCCGGCTGCGCCGTACCGCCGAGGTCGCGCTCGAAGGAGGATTCGACGCCTTCGCCAGCGTGTTGACCGTCAGCCGCTTGAAGAGCGCCCGGATGGTCAACCCGATCGGGCGCGAGGAGGGCGAGCGCGCCGGCGTCGCCTTCATCGACGCCGACATGGGCAAGAACGACGGCTACAACGACAGTGTCCGCACGACCACCCGCCTCGGCATTTATCGGCAGGATTATTGCGGATGCCGCTTCTCGATCCGGGGGGTAAAGTCGGCGGGCGAAAATGCCGAAGAGTAG